From the Candidatus Cloacimonadota bacterium genome, the window TGGCGGGATATGACAACATATATGTAGCCTCTCATATCTATGACTTCAATCGATGCCAGGGCCTCCAGATAGATGTAGACCCACTGTCTGGATTTACCGATGGCTTGAGCAAGCTCTCGGATGGACTTGTATCTGCCTTGTTCCAGGATGTCCAGAAGCTTATGGGCATCTGCTATGCTGAATGTCCAGCCTTTGTAATGCTGATAACCGATCCTGGCTTGGTAGCGATTGGCACGGACATAGATGGGGGGACTATCTTCAATCTGCTTGATCGCTTGGCTTTGGAGCAGTTCAGATAGTAGCATTTCTATTGCCTCTCTGCAAACATTGGTCATCTGGGCAATAGATTCCGCATTGAAGGGTCGATCGTACTGTCTGATGAAGTTGAGGATCAGTTCTTTATTCGTCATCCTGACCTCAATCATCCAGATCTGCTTGGGATACTACTTCGAGGTTCTTGTATCTGCCTATCTCTTCCACTGAGCGGATTAGCTTCATGGCTTTGCGGACATTGCCGCAGGAGTGGAAGTGGACATAGTCGACTATGTCCGGATGGAACTTGATCTCCAGGATCTCACTGCATAGCTGTGCTATGTCCTTTTTGGGCAGGTCTTGGAACTCATAAAAGAAGTTGCATCTATCGAAG encodes:
- a CDS encoding ATP-binding protein, which encodes FDRCNFFYEFQDLPKKDIAQLCSEILEIKFHPDIVDYVHFHSCGNVRKAMKLIRSVEEIGRYKNLEVVSQADLDD